TTCGTTTCCCTAATGTTGAAGCAAATGCGATTTGTGGTGTATATGCCATACTAATTTCATCAACAATGACTAAATCGAACTGGCGTAAGTAGATTAAAGGATCAATTGAACATTTGGATAATGTAGTTCCAATCACTTTTGCTTGATCAATTAATTCCTTTTCTTTTTCACGAATTTCCCCTCGAATTTTATTTAACTTATTTTGAATTTTACTTAAATCATCTAATTCTTTTTTTGAGGCTGCACCTCTTCTTGCTTTCCTTAGCATCGAGTGCTTTCGTTCATCTAAATTTTCCAATTCATATTGATTTATACTTCCATTTACTTCAACAAGCTTAGAAGAAAGGACATCTTCGTGTTGTAATAACACTTCATCTTTTGAATACCCATAGCGGACAATCTCGCCACTTTTCCATTTATCTTTCTTTTCTAATTCATGAATTACATTTTTCATTAATACATCTACTGCAGCATTAGAATGAGCTATTACTAAAACTGACTTGTTTTTTTCATAATGTTTTAAAATAATATTAGTTAAATTATAAGATTTCCCAGTACCCGGTGGCCCCCATATATATGTTGTTGCATTATAAAATGAACGATAAATTAGCTCCTGCTTTGTTGAACTTTCTTTCTTCATTTTACTTAAATGTTTAGCAGTTGAATCTGCATTCATTAGCTTCATAATTCTTTTTTGTTTACTACGATAATCTTTTATTTCCTCAAGTCTTTCAATTAATTGATCTAGTAATTCCCACGGTTCATTAAAAAGTTCAGCATGTGGAATCGTCGAAGTAATTCTTTCATTTATTTTCACTTCAACTTGAGAGCCTTTAAATGACAACAATTCACCTTGATATTCTTGATTTTCTATTTTTATTCGAACCGGCGTTCCTTCTGGGACAAAAATTTCTGCATAAATCGTAAACAAGATAACCGTACTTTGTCCAATTTGATATAGTGGAGTCCCCTTAGAAAGGGTATAACTTCTCCCACCATGAAATTTTAAATAATTTCGTTCCGCTTCAATTGCAGTTTGCCATTCTATAATTAACTTATTGACGTCATTTAGTGTATTTATAATCATTTATTTCACCTTATTAATTTTGAAATTGATATTTAAATTTCTCTTTAATAATAGTTAGTGAATTCCAATTATTGCAAAGTCTATTCAACAATCGCCCCTTAACTATACAATAGAAAGTTTAAACATTTATAGTAATTTACTTATCATACACTAGTTCATACAGTTTATTAAATTATTACAACCAATCTATGTAGTAAAAATATTGTTGATTTTCACATTGTATTTATATGTAATTATTCATAATCTTTAAATGTTCTTTTCCTCCACAAAAAAAGCCTCCAACCAGATGAAAAGGAGAATGCATTCATTATGATAGTAGACTACCTTCCTTTATTATCGGATGGACTTTTTTGTGTGTCTACTATAAGGGAATAATATCATTCAGCAGTCTTCTTATTTATGCATAAAATTAAAATATTTTAATCTTTTTACCAAATATTGCCACTAAAAATGTATAATGAAATTAGGAGGTGATAGTTCTGAAGCCCAACAGGATTTTCTTTTGCCTAATTTACGATTTATTTGATCACAGCAATAGGATGCTCGAAAGAAGTAGAAACTAAAAAAACAAAAGATATTGGTTCAAAAACATAGAAATCATAAATACGAGAAATCATAAATACGAGAAATATAGAGTAGTTACGATAGATAACTACGTATTAAAAGCACAAGAAATACTTAGAAATTCTGATTGGAAATTAATAGATCCGAAAATGTCCCGTCAACCTGAATATGAATTAGTTTTTCAGTTTAAAAATCCAGATATTCAAGTAAAACAAATACTTTACAGAGTATGGATTAATTCTAGTGACAACATGTTGGAAATAACTAAAAGTGGCCAATCTGTACAATGATCGAATGTAGATTCAGCGACTTTAGTTGAAATTATTACTGGAGAAAAATTAGCAAATAATTAACTCTAGTAGTCTTAGTAATTTTTGATGTTTAAGGGGTAATAGAATGATCATTAATGTTCAAAGTTCTATACTATTTCTTTTTTTATTCTTCTTGCCTTATTTTGTTCTTTTACTATACATAATTGAAAATGAAATAGAGAAAAAATCAAAAGTACCCAAATTAATTATTGATGTAACAAAAGTAAGAACTAACAATGAATTGCATACTCTATTGAAAGAAAAACTGAAATTCCCATCTTATTATAGTGAAGATTGGGACGCTTTTTGGGAGACCATTACTGGAATCGTAGAGTTACCAAATAAAATAGAGTTTGTTGGGTGGTCAGAAATGGCGAAAAGATTACCTGAAGATTCGAAAATAATGAAAGAATGCCTGCTAGAACATAATGAGGAATTCCCTGATTGGAAATGTGAGTTCTTATTCAACTAACACTTTGAGTTAAATGGAAATAAGTAATTCTCGTAAAGTATTAATTCTAGCATTCTTTAGTGTAAGGACATTACATAACAACCTTCCTATTAAAATATAAAAAAGAGCTACCTAATTAGAATATCCCTAAAAAAACACTAGCGATACAACAGTACTGATGTATCGCTAGTGTTTTTTATTTAAATAATTCTCCTAAATAATACGGCATTTGTTTTCGCCACCAAACCCAGTCATGTGAAACATCTTCGCCCCATTCATCAAACCATGCTTTAATTTGTTTTTCTTCAAAGGCTTCTTTTAATGTAAAGTATGAAGGCAGTCCGTCTTGTTCCCAATCACCTAGCCCGGTACAAATTATGATATCTGCTGAACGGTATCGATCTATAAACCAGCCGTCATTTTGATTCCATATGTAATCACTTGGTGAATTTTCGTATACAAGAGGATCATTTCCGTAGTCCCCAAAAAAGAAACGCACATCGTAAACACCGCTAAGTGCAACTGTTGTTTGGAAGACATCCGGATGTCTTAGGAAAAAGTTCAATGCATGATATGCACCCATACTACAACCCGTTGTCATCATTGGTTCAAACCAACCTGTTTTATGTTTAATAAATGGAATCGCTTCTGAAATTACATAACGATCATATGCTTCATGAGCTAATGCACGGTCATGTACAGATTTTGAGTCGTGTAGCCAACTTTCGCTATCTATGGTAGACAGAGTAAAAAACTGAATTTTTCCAGATTCAATAAAGTCATGACACACATCAATCATTCCAAAATTATTGTATTCAAAATGAGTCCCCCCAGATGAAGGAAAAACTAGAATTGGCATGCCACTGTGTCCATATCTGTTCAACAGCATTTCTCGTCCTAATTCCCCGCTCCAATGGCTTAAATGTTCTATATTCATAGAAAAATCCCCTATTCTTATACGTTTACAACGCTGCAATTTTTTCGTTCATGTACAAAACGAATGATTTCATCGACTTCTTCCTGCGAATCTGCATTAATCGCATAAAATTGATTTCCTTGGAGTTCCGCAAACGCATCTGGCATGCGCTTTTCAAACTTCACACGGTCGCCAAATTGTTCATAAATAGCATTGGTATCATTGCTATACTCATACGCATCACGCTGTGTAATACCGACACAATACTGGTTTTTTGCATTTGATTCCTTCAATTCGCCTCCAGTCACAATAGAAGCATATTGAGCAAATAAATCAATGGAGTACGCGAAATTGTACATATCAATCGTGTAGCCCCCAGCTAAGCGGTTATTATATTCAAGCGCAACATAGTCGCCATCTTCTAATTTGAAAAACTCAATATGAAAAAAGCGTTCTTTCATCCCAAAAGCTTTCACAATCGCCTTCCCATAGGTTTCGAGCCTAGGATCAATTTCTTTTTGAATCACATAAGCTAAATCCAACTGACCCTTAACAAGTTCCAGAGTTGGCACATTATATGTAAAGCTTGTCTGAAAAACAATATTCCCTTTTTGATCGACTAAGCCATCAAATGTACAAAGCACGCCTCCTTCGACATATGGTTCAATGAAATAC
This genomic interval from Gottfriedia acidiceleris contains the following:
- a CDS encoding barstar family protein gives rise to the protein MIINVQSSILFLFLFFLPYFVLLLYIIENEIEKKSKVPKLIIDVTKVRTNNELHTLLKEKLKFPSYYSEDWDAFWETITGIVELPNKIEFVGWSEMAKRLPEDSKIMKECLLEHNEEFPDWKCEFLFN
- a CDS encoding esterase family protein is translated as MNIEHLSHWSGELGREMLLNRYGHSGMPILVFPSSGGTHFEYNNFGMIDVCHDFIESGKIQFFTLSTIDSESWLHDSKSVHDRALAHEAYDRYVISEAIPFIKHKTGWFEPMMTTGCSMGAYHALNFFLRHPDVFQTTVALSGVYDVRFFFGDYGNDPLVYENSPSDYIWNQNDGWFIDRYRSADIIICTGLGDWEQDGLPSYFTLKEAFEEKQIKAWFDEWGEDVSHDWVWWRKQMPYYLGELFK
- a CDS encoding ATP-grasp domain-containing protein; amino-acid sequence: MNYILISPYYPENFQSFAYRLKAAGVNVLGIGEEPYDQLGPKLQNALTEYYRVNNLEDLDEVKRAVAFLFYKHGPIERIESNNEYWLELDAQLREQFNVYGNKPSDLKKVKYKSEMKKLFKKAGVPVVDGKVVKTKNELTKAIDELGLPVIAKPDNGVGSAATFKLCSEEAVRHFEEVWDEAQVYFIEPYVEGGVLCTFDGLVDQKGNIVFQTSFTYNVPTLELVKGQLDLAYVIQKEIDPRLETYGKAIVKAFGMKERFFHIEFFKLEDGDYVALEYNNRLAGGYTIDMYNFAYSIDLFAQYASIVTGGELKESNAKNQYCVGITQRDAYEYSNDTNAIYEQFGDRVKFEKRMPDAFAELQGNQFYAINADSQEEVDEIIRFVHERKNCSVVNV